A window of the Hevea brasiliensis isolate MT/VB/25A 57/8 chromosome 6, ASM3005281v1, whole genome shotgun sequence genome harbors these coding sequences:
- the LOC110635417 gene encoding UDP-D-apiose/UDP-D-xylose synthase 2 isoform X2 produces MATANKVDLDGRPIKPITICMIGAGGFIGSHLCEKLLLETPHKILALDVYNDKIKHLLEPDSLPWVDRIQFHRLNIKHDSRLEGLIKMADLTINLAAICTPADYNTRPLDTIYSNFIDALPVVKYCSENNKRLIHFSTCEVYGKTIGSFLPKDSPLREDPAYYILKEDASPCIFGPIEKQRWSYACAKQLIERLIYAEGAENGLEFTIVRPFNWIGPRMDFIPGIDGPSEGVPRVLACFSNALLRREPLKLVDGGQSQRTFVYIKDAIEAVLLMIEFLNGTVFICRKILPGLMVTFLMWETRTMKLLLGSLLK; encoded by the exons ATGGCGACGGCAAATAAGGTGGATCTGGACGGGAGGCCGATAAAGCCGATCACAATATGCATGATCGGTGCCGGAGGTTTCATAGGCTCTCACCTCTGCGAGAAGTTGTTGTTAGAGACGCCGCATAAGATCCTTGCTCTTGATGTCTACAACGACAAGATCAAGCACCTTCTCGAACCGGACTCACTTCCCTGGGTTGACCGGATCCAGTTCCACCGCCTCAACATCAAGCATGACTCCCGCCTTGAAGGCCTCATTAAGATGGCGGATCTG ACGATAAATCTGGCGGCTATTTGTACTCCGGCGGATTACAATACGCGTCCCTTGGACACGATTTACAGTAATTTTATAGATGCTCTCCCAGTG GTGAAGTACTGTTCGGAGAATAACAAGCGTTTAATTCATTTCTCTACGTGCGAGGTGTATGGTAAAACGATTGGGAGCTTTCTTCCTAAAGATAGCCCTCTTCGTGAG GATCCTGCCTACTACATTCTTAAAGAAGATGCTTCCCCGTGCATTTTTGGACCCATTGAGAAGCAGAGGTGGTCCTATGCATGTGCAAAGCAATTGATTGAGAGGCTGATTTATG CTGAGGGTGCGGAAAACGGCCTTGAGTTCACCATTGTGAGACCTTTCAACTGGATTGGACCCAGGATGGACTTCATTCCTGGCATTGATGGCCCAAGTGAGGGTGTTCCGAGGGTTCTGGCATGCTTTAGCAAT GCTCTTTTACGCCGAGAGCCTCTCAAGCTTGTGGATGGTGGTCAATCTCAGAGAACTTTCGTTTATATCAAGGATGCAATTGAAGCTGTTCTCTTGATGATC GAGTTTTTAAATGGCACGGTCTTTATATGCAGGAAAATCCTGCCAGGGCTAATGGTCACATTTTTAATGTGGGAAACCCGCACAATGAAGTTACTGTTAGGCAGCTTGCTGAAATGA
- the LOC110635417 gene encoding UDP-D-apiose/UDP-D-xylose synthase 1 isoform X1: MATANKVDLDGRPIKPITICMIGAGGFIGSHLCEKLLLETPHKILALDVYNDKIKHLLEPDSLPWVDRIQFHRLNIKHDSRLEGLIKMADLTINLAAICTPADYNTRPLDTIYSNFIDALPVVKYCSENNKRLIHFSTCEVYGKTIGSFLPKDSPLREDPAYYILKEDASPCIFGPIEKQRWSYACAKQLIERLIYAEGAENGLEFTIVRPFNWIGPRMDFIPGIDGPSEGVPRVLACFSNALLRREPLKLVDGGQSQRTFVYIKDAIEAVLLMIENPARANGHIFNVGNPHNEVTVRQLAEMMTKVYSQVSGEPAPEVPTVDVSSKEFYGEGYDDSDKRIPDMTIINRQLGWNPKTSLWDLLESTLTYQHRTYAEAVKKAIAKPTCS, translated from the exons ATGGCGACGGCAAATAAGGTGGATCTGGACGGGAGGCCGATAAAGCCGATCACAATATGCATGATCGGTGCCGGAGGTTTCATAGGCTCTCACCTCTGCGAGAAGTTGTTGTTAGAGACGCCGCATAAGATCCTTGCTCTTGATGTCTACAACGACAAGATCAAGCACCTTCTCGAACCGGACTCACTTCCCTGGGTTGACCGGATCCAGTTCCACCGCCTCAACATCAAGCATGACTCCCGCCTTGAAGGCCTCATTAAGATGGCGGATCTG ACGATAAATCTGGCGGCTATTTGTACTCCGGCGGATTACAATACGCGTCCCTTGGACACGATTTACAGTAATTTTATAGATGCTCTCCCAGTG GTGAAGTACTGTTCGGAGAATAACAAGCGTTTAATTCATTTCTCTACGTGCGAGGTGTATGGTAAAACGATTGGGAGCTTTCTTCCTAAAGATAGCCCTCTTCGTGAG GATCCTGCCTACTACATTCTTAAAGAAGATGCTTCCCCGTGCATTTTTGGACCCATTGAGAAGCAGAGGTGGTCCTATGCATGTGCAAAGCAATTGATTGAGAGGCTGATTTATG CTGAGGGTGCGGAAAACGGCCTTGAGTTCACCATTGTGAGACCTTTCAACTGGATTGGACCCAGGATGGACTTCATTCCTGGCATTGATGGCCCAAGTGAGGGTGTTCCGAGGGTTCTGGCATGCTTTAGCAAT GCTCTTTTACGCCGAGAGCCTCTCAAGCTTGTGGATGGTGGTCAATCTCAGAGAACTTTCGTTTATATCAAGGATGCAATTGAAGCTGTTCTCTTGATGATC GAAAATCCTGCCAGGGCTAATGGTCACATTTTTAATGTGGGAAACCCGCACAATGAAGTTACTGTTAGGCAGCTTGCTGAAATGATGACAAAG GTCTATTCACAGGTAAGCGGAGAACCTGCTCCTGAGGTGCCAACAGTTGATGTTTCCTCCAAAGAATTTTATGGTGAGGGGTATGATGATAGTGACAAGAGAATTCCAGATATGACCATAATCAATAGACAGCTTG GTTGGAACCCTAAGACATCACTGTGGGACTTGCTTGAATCAACCCTCACTTATCAACACAGGACTTATGCTGAGGCAGTTAAGAAGGCCATTGCAAAACCTACATGCAGCTGA